The Muribaculum intestinale genome includes the window ACCGGGCTTGTTCGGGCTTATTGAGGCGCTTGTCGGCCGCCGTAAGAGCCGCCGTGGCGGTCCGGTGCCGATACTCGCTTCTGTGGGTTCGCTCATTATCGGGGTGATAATGATTGTTTGTCCGGTTCCGTTTGAGTCGGTGTTTGTCTATTTCCTTTCCGCAGTGCTGATACTTGGCGGCATATGGCATATCTGGATACTGTCGGTTGGCGTGCGGCCTATCGTTCTGCCCGTGTGGCTGTATGTGTTGCCGGTGCTTGTGGTCATTGCGGGCATATCGATTCTTCTGGCGCCTGTAAGGGAGACCGAATCCATATTCACACTGATAGCCGGAATCGCTCTGGTGTGCATTGCCGGCAACGGTCTGTTCATATACCTTGCGGCATACGGACAACACCGCCGGACAGACGCCGACAGCGCCGGTGACGAACGAAGGCTGGACGCCGATGTGCGCCGACTTGATGCCGACGTCACTTCCGTGAAGAAGACGGATGGCAGCGACATTCCGGCAGGCTGGGAGTAGTAGATATATGTTATTCGATGGGCACCGACAGGTCGGGAAAACGGGCGCGGACATAGGCGCATACGAGTTCGGCCACGTTGTCCATCGACATGGAGTCGGAGTCAATGGTGAGATGGTAGCTTGCCGCATCTCCCCACACTTTGTCGGTGTAGAAATTGTAGTAGTTTGCGCGGAGTTTGTTGGTTTTTTCGGCAATTTCGCGGGCTTTCTCTTTGGTGATGGAGTCGCCGCGGCGCATTATGCGTGCTATGCGTGCCTCCATTGGCGCGTGGACAAATATATTTACACATCGGGGAAAGTCGCGCAACACATAGTCGGCCGAACGTCCGACAATCACACATGAATGTTTCATGGCGAGATTGTGGATTAGCTCTGACTGTACCCTGTAGAGGTTGTCATCGCTGATTGACGAGCTGCCGGCGTATGCATTATATGGCGAGTATCCCATTGTGAAGGAGAACATTCCGCTCAGGAATTTGGGAAACTTCTCATCGTTGCGTTCGAAGAAGTCAACGCTTACGCCTGCATTATGAGCCGCTTGGCGTAGTAGTTCTTTGTCGTAGAAAGCGATGCCGAGTTTTTCGGCTATCAGGCGTCCGAGCTCGCGTCCGCCGCTACCAAACTGGCGTCCGATGGTCACGACAAAATTGGGAGGTGTGGTCTGCTGCATTTTTTTTAGATGTTCTGTTAAAGAAAAAGAACGGTTGCGTGCGTAAAGTTAGGCATATTCTCGTTAAAATTCTTATCTTTGCCGCAAACTTTCCTGAATAAACACGCTCTCATTATGAATGAAGATTTGAAAAAGGCTGTTGGAAAGGATCCGGATGGCCTTCTGACATACGAATACATCGCCAACCATATAGGAGAGATTGACGAAGTGCTCGATGAACTCATCGACAATATGATTAGCGTCGATCTTAACGGACAGTTTCTGGTGAGCGCAGCCCATTATCTCCATGCAATCGACGGCGTACGGTATCACGGTGCTATCGAGCGGCTGATAGCCGCTGCTATTGACCGCGATCGTGAGCACAGGTATAT containing:
- a CDS encoding DUF308 domain-containing protein, translating into MKGKTSFWMQFFALAAGIVLICMHDRINLVQWVIVFVGVMFAIPGLFGLIEALVGRRKSRRGGPVPILASVGSLIIGVIMIVCPVPFESVFVYFLSAVLILGGIWHIWILSVGVRPIVLPVWLYVLPVLVVIAGISILLAPVRETESIFTLIAGIALVCIAGNGLFIYLAAYGQHRRTDADSAGDERRLDADVRRLDADVTSVKKTDGSDIPAGWE
- a CDS encoding AAA family ATPase gives rise to the protein MQQTTPPNFVVTIGRQFGSGGRELGRLIAEKLGIAFYDKELLRQAAHNAGVSVDFFERNDEKFPKFLSGMFSFTMGYSPYNAYAGSSSISDDNLYRVQSELIHNLAMKHSCVIVGRSADYVLRDFPRCVNIFVHAPMEARIARIMRRGDSITKEKAREIAEKTNKLRANYYNFYTDKVWGDAASYHLTIDSDSMSMDNVAELVCAYVRARFPDLSVPIE